One stretch of Chryseobacterium indologenes DNA includes these proteins:
- a CDS encoding ABC transporter permease has translation MFDLDRWQEIFSSIRSNVLRTVLSGFTVALGLFIFIVLFGIGQGLQNAFSEGFAGDAKNLITISTGKTTLAYKGLQSDRSVTMNNSDYDFLINTDKQKTGPSSPRYTASLMVKYGKESGLYQINGADPGEQVIENRKVIDGRYLTPRDLSEKLNVAVIGRMVQRDLIKNGSPVGKELDINGTMYKVVGVFSDDGGDRDERHITIPITTLQQMKKGSDTVNIAYITYNDKLTPDQAIKYGDELRDKLKARKNVSPDDENGVRVWNNAKNMNDTFTFMAVLTAIVGFIGLGTLLAGIIGISNIMVYIVKERTKEIGVRKAIGAKPAGIVALIVQESVVITVISGFVGIGVGVLTLSLIGDSLEEFFIKNPSVGWGSIFMAFIALVFSGLIAGFVPAYRASRIKPIEALRTE, from the coding sequence ATGTTTGACCTAGATCGTTGGCAGGAAATATTCAGTTCTATCCGTAGTAATGTACTTCGGACAGTGCTTTCAGGGTTTACAGTAGCTTTGGGACTGTTTATTTTTATCGTACTTTTTGGAATAGGACAAGGGCTTCAAAATGCTTTCTCAGAAGGATTTGCTGGAGATGCCAAAAACCTGATTACTATTTCTACAGGAAAAACCACTTTAGCTTATAAAGGGCTTCAGTCTGACCGTAGTGTTACTATGAATAACTCCGATTATGACTTTTTAATTAATACAGATAAGCAAAAAACAGGACCTTCAAGTCCCAGATATACTGCCAGTTTAATGGTGAAATATGGAAAGGAAAGCGGTCTTTATCAGATTAACGGAGCCGATCCCGGAGAGCAGGTAATTGAAAACAGAAAAGTTATAGATGGCCGATATCTTACCCCTAGAGATTTGTCAGAAAAATTAAATGTTGCTGTTATTGGAAGAATGGTTCAGAGGGATTTAATTAAAAATGGAAGCCCGGTAGGAAAAGAGCTTGATATCAACGGAACCATGTACAAGGTTGTTGGAGTTTTTTCAGATGATGGAGGAGATAGAGATGAAAGACATATTACCATTCCTATCACCACTTTACAGCAGATGAAAAAAGGTTCTGATACAGTAAACATAGCCTATATTACCTATAATGATAAGCTAACTCCGGATCAGGCTATTAAATATGGAGACGAGCTGAGAGATAAGCTGAAAGCAAGAAAGAATGTCTCTCCTGATGACGAAAATGGAGTCCGTGTCTGGAATAATGCCAAAAATATGAATGATACCTTCACCTTTATGGCTGTTCTAACCGCAATTGTAGGATTTATTGGTTTGGGAACATTATTAGCGGGAATTATCGGGATCAGTAATATCATGGTTTACATCGTAAAAGAAAGAACCAAAGAAATTGGAGTACGAAAAGCTATTGGTGCAAAACCTGCAGGAATCGTTGCTCTGATTGTTCAGGAAAGTGTTGTGATTACAGTGATTTCAGGGTTTGTTGGAATAGGAGTAGGAGTGCTAACACTAAGCTTAATTGGTGACAGTCTTGAAGAGTTTTTCATTAAAAATCCGAGTGTAGGCTGGGGATCTATCTTTATGGCATTCATTGCGCTGGTTTTCTCTGGGTTAATTGCTGGGTTTGTTCCAGCATACAGAGCTTCCAGAATTAAACCGATTGAAGCATT